The Lutra lutra chromosome 1, mLutLut1.2, whole genome shotgun sequence genomic sequence TCCCTGGGGGACGGGGCCCACCTGCTGGTGGAGGCCCAGGCGCAGAGTGAAGCCCCCGCGGTGCGGCTCGTCCCCGTGCTCAGCGCCCAGCAGGTGCCTGTTGAAGTGCGGCAGGGGCAGGCCCGGCCGGAAGTCCGAGCTCAGCATGCTGACAGGTGCCAGCATGATGGCGGCGTTGGTCACAGGgcctgcggggggcggggggggggcacggTCACAGCGAGCCAGCCAACCCCCTCCCCTGCAACCCTGGACATGTGTCGCTGACACTGCCGCACACCCAGGCAACGCCCCGTGCTTCCCAGACAGGAGGAGCCGCCAGCTGCCCCGGCGCGTTCCGGGGGCGCCTCACCTTTGAGGGTCACGGTCCTGATGCACTGCTTGCTCTGGGTGTCCCATAGGCGCACGGTCTCGTCGTGGGAGCCCGAGAGCAGCACGCTGCCGTCGGTGGACACAGACAGACAAGTCACCTGGTTCCTGGGGACAGACATGGTGACCCTGAGCCAAGAGTGAGAAAATGGggtcccttctgcccccaccccggcGTCCACAGCCCCCGCACCTGTGCCCTCTGAACACCTTCCCGCTGTCCTGCTCCGGCTGGaagctcttctctttctgcccaggcTGTGGAGGCCAAGAGGGCTCCTGAGCCACATCAGCCCTAGGCCCCCCGGGGCCCCCGgctccccacccccggctcctGCGGTACTCACCCAGGTGCAGAGATCCACCTGGAAGATGGAGCCGTCGCTGCCGCCGCAGAACACGTGGTACTCAGCTAGGTCCATAGTCACAGCCATGATGCCCACGTCAAAGAGCACGGACAGCAGCAGCTCGCCCGATGAGATCTCCCACAGCTGGGGGTGTGGGCGGGCGTGGGACTCCAGACGTCAGGGGAACCGGGACCACAGCCACCACCCACGGGGCCCTGGGGGCTGAGACCCAGCCTGCCCTGGGACAGGACTTGGCTCTCATGCCCGTGACCCCTGCGTTAGAGCCCCCTTGCACGTCCGGCAAAGCCCCGAGGGCTGCACTGGCCTCAAATCCCCCGAGGTCTAGCCAGGGAGCTGCTAGGAGCAGGCAGCCAAGTGGGAATTTCCAAGCCAACACAGGCCCAGGCCATCCACCCTCTGGACGTCCTTGAGGCCGGAAGCGTCAAGGGAATTAGAACTATCTGGAGCTGGCAGCCTCGGGGATGGAGACCGCTCACCGGCTCAAGCTGGCTAAGAGGCCATCAGCTCCTGGGACATGACTCAGACCCACTTGGGGTGTGTGGGGCGGTGCTACCTTCACTGTCTGGTCCAGGGAGGAGGTGGCTACCCGGGCCAGGGGACCCCCAAAGCCACAGTGCAGGTCCGTGATGGGCAGGGTGTGGCGAGACCAGACGTGCCGGGGGGACGGGGTCCTGGAGGGGTCCGCCTGCAGCACACTGTGTGGAGGGAGCAGACCTCAGCAAGGGGAGCCCACCTGGCCACcaggcccctcccagccctgaaACTCCAGAGGCTCCCCATGGCCCCTGGACAGGcagtcacccccacccccagcccacctgGCTCTCGGCCCCTCCCACTCCGGGGCCCTGACCTGGCTCTGCCCACCGGCTCTGCAGCCAGACCCAGACCTGGGGGGGGCCCAGCCTCTACCTGCAAAGGCCCCACACTAGCACCAGGCAGTCCTTGCCCCCCGAAAGGAAGTGGCTGCTGTCCCCCGTGAACTGTAGGCACGACACGTCCTGGTAGTGGCGGCTCAGGATGACCAGAAGGTTCCCTGTGGAGACCTGTGAGGGTGCACACAGGTCAGGGTAGGACACAGGGTGCCGGGCCCACCCCCTGTGGCCAGGTCAGGTGGAGGCACTTGGGGACAGCCTGCCCTCCGGCAGTCTGGAAGGAACACCCAGGCTTGGCGGgccgcccctcctcccagctgtcCTGCCTGCGCCTGTTCCCATCGTGTCCCCAAGTGGATGACAGTGTGGTCTGAGCTCCCACCCCTTGTCCAGCCACCCTGACCTCTGACTCCTGGGTGTCAGGTGCCCGAGGACCCCCTTCCAGTGCGGGCATGGGAGTGATGTCACCACGGCCTCCGGGGAGGGCAGGGGCCGTCTGCATGGAGCAGAGTGGCCACAGAGGAGGCTGCTGAAAGCGTGGGCCCCTCTCTTCAGGACCGGCTGGACCCGGGACCCAGGAGCAGGAAGTCACAGTCTTCAGATGCCACCAcgtggggatggggatgggtcagtggctggggctgagggaagggggaTGCCCCAGATGGCAGGGACAGGGGAGCCCATCACACCACCTGGGCAGTGGGATGGGCTGGGGTCCCAGACTCTGTTGTGAGCTGGACTGTGTTCTCCTAGTGCACGTTCGTATCCTGACCCCTGGGACCAAGCCTTACTTGAATAACGGAGCTCTGCGGGTCTAACCAGTGCAGACTAAGGTCATGCTGGAACGCGGTGGCCCTACACCTGAGGAGTCGTGTCCTTACAAGAGGAAACCCGGAGGCACACAcacccttcctctcccccctcccccagaccctgcTGAGgattcccagcctccctccctgtcctcgtCTACACAGACGGAGGGGGGGAAAGCGGAACAGTGGCTGATGCCAGAGTCTGGCCCTCAGCCCCAGCGGCCGCCTGGGGTCGGCTGTGTGGGGCGCCCCCTCGTGGTCACGGCTCACACCGGCCCAGAAAGCTCTGAGGGAGTGGGGGAGCCAGGACCCAGAGAGGAGCGCCCAGGGGCAAGGCTGAGGAGGCCCCTCCTGGGCAGAGGGGACACGGATTTCCGCCGGGGACCCCTGCATCAAGGCAAGTTTTTCTACCATGATGGGCCACCTCTGAGAAACCCCcccctcagtttccctccctgcGTCAAAGCAACTGCTCCCTAGTTTTTGAACCACACGCCGGGGTTTCCAAGTCACAGGAGTGAAATAACTAAGCCGCCTCCCAATCCTGCGGCGCTCCGAGACCTCTGGGGAAAGGACAAATGTCATCTTACAGGCGCAGACAAGCTCGAGAAAGGCAGAGCGTGGTCACGTGTCCATGTTCTGGCCCCAAGCCCTGCATGGTCTGTGCAGGAGGTGAAGTGGGTCTCCCCCACCCACACATAACCAGCTGTTGGGGGCAACACGGcctaaacttttttctttttagataactttttttttttaagattttatttatttatttgacagaccgagatcacaagcaggtagagaggcaggcagagagggggaagcaggttccccactgagcagagagcccgatgcggggctcgaccccaggaccctgggatcacgacctgagccgaaggcagaggctttaacccacggagacacccaggcgccctcttcttaaatatctcatttacttatttgaaagagaaagcatgagaaagggggaggagtaaggggccagggagaagcagacttcccgctgagcagggagcccgacccaggacttgatcccaggaccctgagatcatggcctaagtccaaggcagatgctttactgactgtgCCACCCGAGGGCCCGGACCAAACTCCCCACCTCTTACCTCCCACAGGTAGATGCTCTCCGCAATCCCCGCCAGGACATAGAGGCCATTGGGGGACGTGGTCAGACAGGTGACAGGCCCGGGACACATGATCTTCTGCTGGAGCTGGTCCTAGGGAGACCGAAACCTCTGAGCTTCATGTGGAACTCAGGAGCGAGGGGGCAGAGAGGAGCCAGAAGGAGAGGCACGAAAGAGGGTGACGCAAGGCCCGTGGAAAAGGCATCCAGTCCTCAGGctttgcagggggaggggaggcctgcAGACTGTCCCATGGAAGCAGAACGGCACTTACTCTGGGGGTGGCGGTCAAGGCACGGAGGGTCCAGGAGGGGCTGAGAGCCCAACGGCTGCCGTCCTGGCTTCCCTAAGGTCTGGCCTGTCCCCCTGACCCTCAGTTTGTCTAATGAGACTTCACGATCGCACCAGgcaaagtgagagaaagagcttgTACCACGGCTTCAGGCGGCAGAACCGAGCGGCTCCAAGCTCCACAGGTTgtattttgggtgttttttttttttttttaaatttttttttttttagatttttatttatttatttatttgacagagagagagatcacaagcaggcagagaggcaggcagagagagaggaggaagcaggctccctgctgagcagagagcccgatgcggggctcgatcccaggactccgagatcatgacctgagccgaaggcagcggcctaacccactgagccacccaggcgcccctgggtgtttttttttaaagattgatttatttatttgacagacagagatcacaagtaggcagagaggcaggcggagagaggaggaagcaggctccctgctgagcagagagccctatgcggggctcgatcccaggaccctgagaccatgacctcagccaaaggcagaggcttaacccactgagccccccaggcgccccgtgtttgTAAGAGGAGACCCATGGGCCCTTACCGGGAAGGGTATCTCCTTTTAGGGGAAACAAACGCATCACTCTCCGGGGCCTGGGACACCCACCTCCCGAGACCAGGAGACCCACGGAACCCCAGAGTCCTCCCTTTAATTAAATTTCGCGCTCCTAgggctctccccactcccccagcccaTCAAGGACGATAGCCCCAAAGACCGGCACCCCACCCCGGGGCCCACCCTCCGTCCTCCGCGTGCGCGCAGCGCCCCACGTGACCCCGCCCGCCGGGCGCGCGTCTCCCTCCTCCAAGCCCCCCAGACTCGCGCATGCGCAGCGCACCCTACCCGgggctccccatccccacccggGTTCGGGGAGCGTGCGGCCCCCACCGACCCTTCGCCCGACCCCACCCTCGGGCGCCCCGCGCCCTCTCCACGAAGCGCGGGCCAGGACGCGCGCCGCCGGACCTTCCGCTGCAGCTCCCAGGCGCTGATATAGTTCTTGCCTAGTTGCGCCGCCAGCAGGTACTCGCCATTGAGCAGCGCCAGACCGCGGGGTCCGGCCTGGCCGCCACGGTACGTGAGCAGGTTGGCGCCCGAATGCAGCTCCCACACCACGCAGCTCCACAGCTGGGCTGCCGAGTCCGTACACACGGCCACTTCCATGGGAGCAGCCATGTTGCCGCCGGCCGCGCCCCGGAAGTGCGTCACGCCAGCGAGACGCGGGCTCCTGCGCCGCGGGGCTAGAGCGCCTCCCACGTCACCCGGCGGCTGCGCGAGCGAGGGGCGCGGGCCACGTGTTCCGTGCGCTGCCTGCGGGTGACCGGGGTTCCCTCCCCCGCCCGGCGGCCGGTCGAGGGGCGCCCCGCGTGGCCGGAGACCGTGGCAGGAGGCCCCGGCCCCGAGTCGCTGTGGAGACCGTGGCCCGGGGCCGCCTGCAGCGGCAGGTCCGGCCCGGCCGGTTCCGCGGGGCTTTTCCCTGAGTGACCCACGGTCTGGATTCTTGCTGTGCGGGTCACAGTGTCCGGCTCGCGTGCGCGACACGTGCAACGTGCCTGTGGACCCCGTCCGCCTGCCCCGAGCCCTGCTCCCTTCCCGAGCTCGGTGCGGGCCGCCCGGGGCCCTCCGGCCGCGTGTCCGAACGGCGGGCAGTGCCTGGAGTGCGCCCGAGGGGAGCCCTCGTGACCGTCCGCGGCCGCCGCGGGCTCGTGCCAGCGCGCGAGCCGCCGGAGCAGGACAGAGGGCCGGGGTCGCCCACCCCGCGCCGTGGGCCTCGAGAGACCGGGCGCCCCACGGCCGGACTGAGCACCGGGCGCCCGGCCTGCGGGGAGGGGAGGAATCCGCAGCCCCAGCCTCGGCCGCCAGGCGGCAGCCGCGAGCCTCCGACCGGGAGGCCGGACGCGGAAGGGGCTTCCACTTCGGCCTCTGCGcccagccctggggagggaggggtgtcGCAGGGGCCTGCCCCGTTTGGGGACCTGGAAGAGGGGTTTCCCAGAGCGCCTGTCGCTTGAGCAGGGAACTAGCGaccagggagggaaaggagggcagtggaatgtgcaaaggccctgaggccgaCCGTGGAGGATGGAGCAGGGCCATGCAAGGCCTGTCGGGCCGTGGGGAGCCTGGATTTTAGTTTATcctggggtgggtgagggggcaTAAAAGACGTAAGGACGTTTTTTAAGTTGCTGAGTGTGTGAGCCCCCAGCAGCTACCAGATGGGGACACTCAGGCGGGGGCCTCCTGGTTCAAAGTTTGCAAGTAGAAACAATGGTTCCTGATTTCCACCCCCAGAACCTCTGATGCCACcgtttcctcaatttttttttaaggttttatttatttgacagatcagaagTGAGCAAAGATGCAGGCgcagaggggtggggtggggggagcaggctccccattgagcagagagcctgatgcggggctcgatcccaggaccctgagaccatgacctgagcggaaggcagacgtttaacccactgagccacgcaggagccccaCAAATGTTGTTTTGAAAGTgggaatgagaaaaacaaaactccgGCAATACTAACTTACACTTTCCAAACATGGGTTTCCCCAAATCAAACCTTGCTTTGAACCCTGAACCCCTGGCAGTCCGTGGAATCCCACTTGAGAATGACCACATCGTGTGGCTCCCAGGAGTGGGCCCAGGCAGCCTTCGGACCAGTGACTCAGAACTTATATCTGCACTTTCGAGCTGTGGAGCAAATCAGTGAGGCTCTGGGCCTCCTTGTCCCCAAGCGCACTGCAGGGACACTGCGGTTTCCCTCAGCTACGGAACTCGGGTCCTGGGTCTGTCTCCGCTTTCAGAGGCCTGGAGGTTTCCAAATTCCTGGATTCCGGGACATGGGGCAGGCCCAGCAGATGTGGGTTGCAGGGTTCTCAGCTTGGTGCCCAGAGGGTGCTGGTGGTGGGCGCTCCGGCAGGGGGAGGCCCAGGCGGCAGGAAGCATAGCTGGCTGGCAGGCCCAGCCCCTCACAGGCCTCCTTCCCCTGCACTCCTCCCAGGAGGTCAGAggtcaccccacccccagcccagcgaGTGTGGAATGAGGACAGACCAGTTGTGTCAGAAGGGCAGGACAACAACCACACTTTGGGGGGGCGTCTAGGACCACCCAGTTGCCAGACCTCCTTGGTGCCAGCCTGGTGGGTGCCTGGTCCCAAACCCCAGGCTGCGAGGGTGTGGCTGCAGTGGCGGAAGCagaaagggggaaactgaggcacagagacattccctcctcttcccccactcccagtCTAATCCCTGaattcttaatttattcttttttcaataCTGAGCACGGTTCTGTGGGTAGTGGGGACACACTGGAGAGCCAGAGCAGACCCCACCGTTCTGGGGTCCCAGCCCAGGGGCGCCTTCCTTCCCCAGgccaccccccccaacccgccTGTCCTGTACACCAGCgatgatgggagggagggaggatgacTCAGGTGAAAACCCTCTCCTTGCTGTGGCCGGGCTCCGAGCCCTGGCTCCTTGCAGGCTCCCAAAGCTCTGCTCTTCAGGTGTTGAAGGGTTCCTCCTAGGAGCCTCCTTGGGCCTCCTCGGGCCTCCTCGCATGGGAGGCAAAGGCTGGCAGGCTCCTGGAAGCTGTGATGGGGCCTGAGCCCTCCCTGGTGCCCCTggggctgtgtgacctcagggctTCCTGCCCCAGATCTGGGCCTCTTCAGTGGAGGAACAGAGATGTGGACTGGCTGAGCCAGTCCGCAAGAAAGggccattttcctttttaaagttatttctccCTTATCTCCTAGGGCAGGACTAGGGAGCCCAAGAGGCAGGTGGATCCTGGTCCTCCGGCCTCTCCTGGTCTCCCAGGCCCAGGGAGGCGGGGACCAAGACGCAGCTGACTCATTTCTAACAGGAGTGGAAAATGCCGGGGATGAAGTGGGCCACGGGGGTGCGTGGGAACCACTGGGCTGTGACACGAGGGTTAGCTGACTCTCCCTCACTCCACAACCCCTGGGGGCTGACCCAGGCTGGAGGGACTGGCCAGGGCCGGGAGGGACTGGCCGGGGCAGGCCCGGTCCAGAGCCAGTGGCAGGGGAGCCAGCTGGCGGGAGGCTGGGCCTGCCCACGTTCCAGCCAAGCTGACCTTGAGCCTGTCACATTCTGCATGTGGGGGTCACGAGGGTAAATCGATTAGACACCCCAGAAAATCTCTTCCAGCCCAATTTTGCAGTGCCGGTGTGGTTTGGGGTTGGAAGCAGAAAACACAGGATTTCCCTTCCAAATGTGCTGAGCCCCAGGATTGCAAACCACAGCCCACGTGCcactttccttcttaaaattatttttcctttatctccTGGGGCAGGGGGCCACTTTGGAGCTACACCTGCTGAATCATTAAATGTGAAAACGTGACCCACACCCCAGTGGGAAGGCTTGTGGGGGACGAGGCTGGGTCCTGGTCTCAGAAGATGGCAGAGGGCCTGGTGGGTGGCAGGCTGGGGGTTTCTGCCGGTGCCCCTCTCCTGCCAGGTCCGGTCCCGGCGCAGGCCAAGCTGAAGGGGCGATCCCGGGGGCATGGGGGTAGATGCAGCACAAACATGGCTCTGTGTCACGGTGACAAGGGGCTGGCCTGGCAGAGAGCGAAAGAGGTACGGCAAAGGCCCAGAGGAAGGCCCAgcgaggagggggctgggggcaggccaCAGCCCCCAGGGGCTTGGGTTCAGAGTAACAGTGGCCTCCAAACCCAGGATGGCAGGAAACCTAGCCGAGGGGCTGGGGAGCAGTCTAGGGCACCCCTAGGCCTGCCATCTGTCCTCCCCAAATCCCTAAACCTACACTTTGCACCTCCCCTCCATGAGCTGGTGGCCACACCCACCCACTTGCAGACCCCTGGCCTGTCCCCTGGGACGACGTCCCTGCTACAGGATGGTGGGGTTGGACCCTGTGCCCACCGCCCCCGGGGACCCAGACACACCCAAAAAACCATCACAGGAGACTTTTCTGTTAAAAGTCAGaagtgttttgtcttgttttaatatCTCATCAACTTTACAGGGTTacaattgtcttaaatatttctgaagttTAAATACAATCTGCAtaataatgttataaaatgtaaactttcagtgtttttcaatttcaaaatcacacaccttttttttcttctttgtttttttgtgggttttttttttttttttttttttggtcttttgtcctttttttttttttttttttccccttttaatacCTGAATGTTCTGCAAAAACTGAAATCGGTATAGGCCGCCCTGGCCAGGGCAACAAGGCCAGGCCCGGCCAGAGGTAGAGTCgtttaaacctatttttaaaagtttattttcactttaaccTGAGTGCTGGCGCAGGACCCACGCCATCTGACGAACCCCAGAGAAACTGAAATTTCACATGTCAGGAATGAAAGGCTGCATTCATgtttgccaagaaaaaaaatgcaaaagcaaaactaaagggGGGAGAAAGGACAAAGTGGACAAAAACGATAAAAATGGGAAAGGGGGGTGTACAAAGGCAGAACTACGGAAAGGGACATGCTGCCCCACCCTGCTGCCCACCTCCTGGCTCAGGGTCccatggaagcttctggaagcatCATCTCCAACAAGGGAGCCCCAGAGAGCCCCTCTCCACCCTGTTTGGGGTCCCCGCCCTCCCCATGCGAAGCTCGCTCAGGAATGAGCAGCACACGGGCCAAGGGCACAGACAGCTGCCCCCATCTTCCCCTGCCTGGGGTTTACAGAGGGGGCATGGCTCTGCACCCCAGAAAGCCCCCCTTCCCTACGCTCCAGggacaggaggggcaggggggtgcaTGGGGCACCAAGGGCAGAGACGGGGGAGGACCCCGCTCGCATTCCCAGCGAGGGTGGGCTCACTGGGCACAGCTGCCCCTGGGGCTGGCCAGGCCCcatgccccgcccccacctgtcCCCTACAATCATCACTTGCACAGCAGGCTGCACCCCGAGTTACCTCTGGAGGCCACATGGGTCCCAACGCAAGGACACGCGCCCGGACATGTGCGAAGACACGCACACACCTACAAAGCGGGCCTAAGGCTTTCCAGGTGGAGGGGGGTGCCGGGGGGGGCAGGGCACGGGGTTTGGCATCGAGAGTCAGACCTGAGGTAGAAGGAAACGTGCAGCAGACACCCCCTACGTGGGCGCAGCCGGGAAACCCTGAAGGCGACAGGTCGGGGCGTCCACAGGTCGGGCTGGGATGAGAGGAGATGAGGGGAGGTTCTCCGCGTGGAGCCGGGTTGTGCGGGGTGGGGGACGACAAAGAGATCCCCCTCCCACCATGATTGTGCTGCTGCAgcaagagggaagggcagaactttccagaaggaaaagcagagggagaccCCACCCCTagaaggctgggggtgggagtgtcAAGGACCCTGAACTATTCCAGACCCAGCAGAGCCCCACACAAGGGAAAACCCAGCCTTGGGGGCCCAGGACCCCCCCTTCGGGTCTCCCAGGCTGGCACTGCCCCCCCTCAGCCTTGTTAGGTCAAGCCCCTGAGCCCAATTAGAGAACACAGGCTCGCCCTGGGAACAGCTGAGTCAGTGCCCCACCCCCAACGAAAGTCCCACAGGGACATGGCGGGTGTCAAGAGggcccccccacctgcctgggcCTTAGGGCAGATGGTGCTGTATCCCCAAGACCACggccagcccccagcctcccaccagcTGTGCCCCCCCAACACCCACCTTCTAAGCAGGAAGAAGTGTCGTGCGGAGACGGGGTGTGGCCTCCTGTTACTGTACCTACTCCGGGGGGCTGTGGCCCCAAGCCCAGGGGCCAAGAGAGAAGGAACGAGCAAAGTTaaagaggagagaatggaagggGGGCGTTCAGGTGCCGTCGCTCTAAAAACCTCGCCCTGAGCTGAGCccggctcccctgccccccagatcATCACCCAGAgcagccctcccctcccttccccgggGCACCCCCAGGCCACATTCATCCCTGAGACAGGAGCCTGGGGGCTGTCATAGGTAGAGCCCCTCCCATGCCCAGGGCCCTTCATCCATCCGTCCTCTCCAGTTAAGACTTCCAGTCTCTGACGGGAGGGCCAGCTAGGGAGCACAGGGAGTAGGGGAAAGGCCCCCGGGTGCCCCCGCCCATAGCACCTGAGTTCATCACCTGTCCTGGCTCTGGCCAGCTGCCCCCGCCCACCCCGCACCACAGGAAACACACGAAGGAACCCAAGTCAGTCATGGGAAAATAGAAAGggtattacttttttcttttttttcgtggttgttgtgtttttttgctttttcaagtcCAGTTTCCCTGAATGAAcacaaatatatagatatatatatatacttttcctaAGGTTTGATTCCTCCCCCaagaataaaatagattatttacaaaacaaaaccccaaaacctctTAAAAACCCTATAGATCTTGAGTAtcactgtttctttaaaaaaaaaaaaaaagtagttcccaaaagcaacaaggaaaaaaaaatttcagctgaTCTTGGCTCAGGGGTTTCTTTCAACACAAGGAGCTGGGTATGGTGAGTGTgtgatgaatgggaaaaaaaaaaaaaaggaaaaaaaacagacaaaaatgaaaacacacagtgCAGGGATGTATGAGGTAAACAGGATCGGCTTCCATGGCAACCGATCTGCACAGAACCAGACCCAGCCAGTTGGTCCAGCCGGGCTGCAGCCCTCAGAAAGGCGGCCCCTCTCTCTTCTGACTTTCTCTGCTGCTCTCACAATTTACATCTCTGAATGTCCGAACCTGAGTAATTCAAGTGTTCCTTGGTTTTCCcctgttttattaaattttctttatatatatatatgtatatctttttctttctttttggcgTTAGCTGT encodes the following:
- the WDR18 gene encoding WD repeat-containing protein 18 isoform X2, with amino-acid sequence MCPGPVTCLTTSPNGLYVLAGIAESIYLWEVSTGNLLVILSRHYQDVSCLQFTGDSSHFLSGGKDCLVLVWGLCSVLQADPSRTPSPRHVWSRHTLPITDLHCGFGGPLARVATSSLDQTVKLWEISSGELLLSVLFDVGIMAVTMDLAEYHVFCGGSDGSIFQVDLCTWPGQKEKSFQPEQDSGKVFRGHRNQVTCLSVSTDGSVLLSGSHDETVRLWDTQSKQCIRTVTLKGPVTNAAIMLAPVSMLSSDFRPGLPLPHFNRHLLGAEHGDEPHRGGFTLRLGLHQQGSEPSHLERAERLHAVMSSTMEKSVLGGQDQLRVRVAELEDEVRNLRKVNRDLFDFSTRVITRPAK
- the WDR18 gene encoding WD repeat-containing protein 18 isoform X1 produces the protein MAAPMEVAVCTDSAAQLWSCVVWELHSGANLLTYRGGQAGPRGLALLNGEYLLAAQLGKNYISAWELQRKDQLQQKIMCPGPVTCLTTSPNGLYVLAGIAESIYLWEVSTGNLLVILSRHYQDVSCLQFTGDSSHFLSGGKDCLVLVWGLCSVLQADPSRTPSPRHVWSRHTLPITDLHCGFGGPLARVATSSLDQTVKLWEISSGELLLSVLFDVGIMAVTMDLAEYHVFCGGSDGSIFQVDLCTWPGQKEKSFQPEQDSGKVFRGHRNQVTCLSVSTDGSVLLSGSHDETVRLWDTQSKQCIRTVTLKGPVTNAAIMLAPVSMLSSDFRPGLPLPHFNRHLLGAEHGDEPHRGGFTLRLGLHQQGSEPSHLERAERLHAVMSSTMEKSVLGGQDQLRVRVAELEDEVRNLRKVNRDLFDFSTRVITRPAK